A single genomic interval of Ischnura elegans chromosome 3, ioIscEleg1.1, whole genome shotgun sequence harbors:
- the LOC124155581 gene encoding mitochondrial import inner membrane translocase subunit Tim21, translated as MMSIISSFKCTAKFTPRQCLTLINHVKTGSCVTINQGIIGERYYASERKHDSSSLTRVKTKDQISTTVKEVKETTKTVSYLGVILFGVGVTGFILFTVFKELFSSNSPNSIYTAALEKCRKDPRVVDLLGDPIKGFGEETRRGRRRHVSHIVYERDGIQYLRMKFYVQGIRRQGTVHLEMKKNDSGNFEYRYLFVQLDTFPRDTVILEDNRSEKSDLASLT; from the exons ATGATGTCAATAATTTCTAGTTTTAAGTGCACTGCTAAATTTACTCCAAGACAATGCTTAACATTAATTAATCACGTAAAAACGGGAAGTTGTGTCACAATTAATCAGGGAATCATAGGTGAACGATATTATGCATCTGAAAGGAAGCACGATTCCTCCTCTCTCACCAGAGTAAAAACTAAAGATCAAATATCAACAACTGTGAAAGAAG tcAAGGAAACCACAAAAACTGTCTCCTACTTAGGGGTAATTTTATTTGGCGTGGGGGTCACGGGATTCATTCTATTCACCGTTTTTAAGGAGTTATTTTCAAGTAATAGTCCTAATAGTATATATACTGCTGCCCTGGAAAAGTGTAGAAAGGACCCTCGTGTCGTCGACTTACTTGGGGACCCTATTAAAGGATTCGGTGAAGAGACGAGGAGAGGGAGAAGAAGACATGTGAG CCACATCGTTTATGAGCGAGATGGTATTCAGTATCTGAGGATGAAATTCTATGTACAAGGAATAAGGAGGCAGGGGACTGttcacttggaaatgaaaaag AATGATTCTGGGAATTTTGAGTATAGATATTTATTTGTCCAATTGGACACATTTCCAAGAGACACTGTGATCTTAGAAGACAATCGTAGTGAGAAGAGTGACTTAGCAAGTCTTACTTGA
- the LOC124155579 gene encoding uncharacterized protein C8orf76 homolog: MWFCRKKFKVVLFKKKMDASNWIQFDDDYFEVKEKKLIDDNVKFNPVMCYPKWFFSDERSETAERLQQQANFCYWTKDFSNAVSFYNKALENYFSNSPFMRRNLLESIARCYFQLGDLSKAQALAEECLPMSYTVELKTSILNLLCTVYKSQSLLEQEKATLLQLISLHPQNYRVWLDLAQCFSAMRKREGSHLMVLMEAACFLRISLLIGAMKNNEGLATLDMANKKLQCMNLPENFCDAGKKFFSQDLLEEHLAVKPKDLTRPDDSDSPEVIKEANDLDSEDFWFKWVQEFL; encoded by the exons ATGTGGTTTTGCAGAAAGAAATTTAAggttgttttatttaaaaaaaaaatggatgcCAGTAATTGGATTCAATTTGATGACGATTACTTTGAGGTCAAAGAGAAGAAATTGATTGATGACAATGTGAAGTTCAATCCAGTTATGTGCTATCCTAAG TGGTTCTTCAGTGATGAACGATCAGAGACAGCTGAGAGGCTTCAGCAACAAGCCAATTTCTGTTACTGGACTAAAGACTTCAGTAATGCTGTGTCATTTTATAACAAAGCCCTAGAAAATTACTTTTCTAATAGCCCATTTATGCGGCGCAATCTCTTGGAGAGTATAGCCCGATGTTATTTCCAGCTAGGAGATCTATCCAAGGCTCAAGCACTTGCAGAAGAGTGC ctACCCATGTCATACACAGTTGAGTTAAAAACCAGCATTCTTAACCTACTATGTACTGTGTATAAGTCACAATCTCTGCTGGAGCAAGAGAAAGCTACACTACTCCAATTGATATCGCTCCACCCTCAAAATTACCGTGTGTGGTTGGATCTTGCCCAATGCTTCTCTGCAATGCGTAAAAG GGAGGGGAGTCACCTTATGGTGCTGATGGAGGCAGCATGTTTTCTTAGGATATCACTCCTAATTGGTGCCATGAAAAACAATGAGGGTTTGGCTACATTGGATATGGCTAACAAAAAATTGCAGTGTATGAACTTGCCTGAAAATTTTTGTGATGCAGGAAAAAAG TTTTTCAGTCAGGATTTGTTAGAGGAGCATTTAGCCGTGAAACCAAAGGATCTCACCAGACCAGATGATAGTGACAGCCCTGAAGTCATCAAAGAAGCTAACGACTTGGACAGTGAGGATTTCTGGTTTAAGTGGGTGCAagaatttttatga